A genomic region of Fundulus heteroclitus isolate FHET01 chromosome 24, MU-UCD_Fhet_4.1, whole genome shotgun sequence contains the following coding sequences:
- the LOC105931048 gene encoding nck-associated protein 5 isoform X2: MREKLIHELEEERRLRLESEKRLREVTEESELERAQMVSLQQQFSRMEETVRSLLQNQGGVLEQTAVDTVDIMKAYKDKLSEEVQKLHQGLAENDIRLAARAELDAEHGGGEEQEDNDKTKPLLERLKALEVENSALALENESQREQYERCLDEVANQVVQALLTQKDLREECLKLRTRVFDLEQQNRALSVLFQQRIKPASDLLLQKLHSRIMDLSAADLLLEPERSKAFLLSRNTDSPSTEVQLTGKPGLPVAKCLSQLSLTVPPPIYPRSSCSSSEISLSSACSEFSSGSYTWNDGRSCGKMSSLTWEKRLSLGSSAPSNICAPSEEQRPTRCKESHILEGLRKLQRRKHRSSSCSSKVSRSGYKDCMNSNEGIYSLGIKSSSKGVSKPSHCGRTSTARGKQFFYDSDDADDELAQSSCRDNIPTKDCWFHCKRLSHSISDSLCSWEGTQESGPGSGSTSGLMVMNPCSSGDSKEPPEKLVSFINNFLSDGEHKSAFSKPSKLHFSPPEPEGPKRLCDMDNHEQINSECSDVRMSCDQPTEQVERDFKRLSRDAAKLLKQKYLGRDQGRTQSADGRPRPFSLKKEPEASMCTQSEESILAIFDAEGEPIDLCPQRLAAEADIIQGSKNINYAELVPQERPTRQISVNARNYNVLESPENPVECETRASKSGNCREGSTERLSLQLTPQRKLIKPPSVRASKGQSIPPLNNAASHNSNGSKIPGRNKPSASPLRVSKGSAEPSNGGNSGSSTQEKSPSSPTIKMSRFLKTQTSSQSPKSVNSKLSNRADWSKGPSSTSPHLPRRLFEYGDTSEQPTRDKHCEPSKNKLRSPSPPPPPGRTTSLLVRPNYEGSPQAHKTGVTQPSTLTTGRGPPPSYYTSLAPNMQTTLPIKDKDCLDLDAGYGTALAPQKLVEKTSQHLQKSPVVSQTPTKGTSKRTKDYLPSATSGCAREPENAPRSSKNVPPPYSALRGSSLQNSFAIKKGPIPENVHQTVQKTSISLPISPHDSPQCQTEQQNGKAIISPPSSAIMSPNQAEKASKTRIPMGFKAFLKSPPKSSPTIPGKQEKDHINSVSKETVTSNASTQCDGLQAVYSIDLPPNMSSTEGKGDVQCCMEGEEVHATVLPEEGDVYDKGKRSSQLFGRSISVTTKTHLKPALGMNGAKARSQSFSTNYMEKPNINLLEGPGKIRTQIITNSGERGNSLSRQSSLEVPAGGLAESPVHSPRTRVSYYGGMTGSTSTNGLPDKMSKSGSKGEGVTSPTHKEVRSLPTSERTSFNNILKPKVASHPQFQPQPSFFSSENPAREKDGLVSSPNEPVKTQLDSPIKSTDAEEKKASPTVCTIEEKVMMGIEENLQKSQEQEKVAASEAKQKTGPSLANWFGLRKSKLPALSGKKLDSPKGKEEKKDLKIGSVLGGKQNKPEKKKEKKKESQDVQNLSEMNNKLSSIMDHCNNQMGQIASQIQCTTAFIGKDQFVKDLLGRTAVKVSGVTASPHAISTAKKHGETKADMQICPDTASLIMTQKIGLKAEKEDGHVPDSTCQEHMIGSSCQMRTLDSGIGTFPLPDSVTRASGRHIPKSEPGLDGVTAGPSDPDPSQPDVKVPSLPKTHTHAPGRSMAHSASEPTVTGSRNAQDTQSRLPKLSSSDAIRTKRSSFCAQHSNISASTEDEQRKMKTKDQDSAERSMKVCMYSGSSSETETEPERTDATLASPQRIKRPDSVEQTEETLKSRSVEKSLSIMDYYQHEMFSHLEKDGRRISQYNLLHKESSMDGKAGDHISKELSVEKLPVSPSHPASLNISLESLNKLNHSAEGSRCPETSLSGLRGDGHTDAGKSGCNVSGPSPASSFPSRPGADPSGSLSDSLYDSFSSCTSQGSNGV, from the exons GATGGAAGAGACGGTGCGCTCGTTGCTGCAGAATCAGGGCGGAGTCCTGGAGCAGACTGCTGTGGACACAGTGGACATCATGAAGGCCTATAAG gACAAACTCTCAGAGGAAGTGCAGAAACTGCACCAGGGACTTGCAGAGAACGATATCCGCCTGGCAGCTCGGGCAGAGCTGGACGCGGAACATGGTGGCGGCGAAGAACAGGAGGACAACGACAAAACCAAGCCCCTTCTGGAGCGCCTCAAGGCCCTGGAG GTGGAGAATTCTGCCTTGGCCTTAGAGAACGAAAGCCAGAGGGAGCAGTACGAGCGCTGTCTAGACGAG GTCGCCAATCAAGTTGTGCAAGCACTTCTCACACAGAAG GATCTGAGGGAGGAATGTCTGAAGCTGAGAACGAGAGTGTTCGACCTGGAGCAGCAGAACCGAGCCCTGAGTGTTTTATTCCAGCAGAGGATTAAGCCTGCGTCTGACCTGCTTCTCCAG AAGCTCCACTCCCGCATCATGGATCTGTCCGCGGCTGATCTGCTGCTGGAGCCGGAGAGAAGCAAGGCTTTCTTGCTTTCCAGGAACACAGACTCTCCCTCTACT GAGGTTCAGTTAACTGGAAAGCCAGGTCTCCCTGTGGCCAAGTGCTTGAGCCAGCTGAGTCTGACTGTGCCCCCGCCCATCTACCCacgcagcagctgcagcagcagtgaGATATCCCTGTCGAGCGCATGCAGTGAATTCTCCAGCGGCTCGTACACCTGGAATGATGGACGCTCCTGTGGGAAAATG TCTTCTCTTACATGGGAGAAGAGGCTGAGTCTGGGTTCATCAGCTCCTAGTAACATCTGCGCTCCCTCAGAGGAGCAACGGCCCACAAGATGCAAGGAGAGCCACATACTGGAAGGACTCAGGAAGCTTCAGAGAAGAAAACACAGGAGCTCCTCTTGTTCTTCAAAGGTCTCCAGATCAGGCTACAAAGACTGCATGAACTCCAATGAGGGCATCTACTCTCTAGGTATCAAGAGTAGCAGTAAAGGGGTTTCCAAGCCCAGCCATTGTGGCAGGACTTCGACTGCTCGTGGCAAACAGTTCTTTTATGATTCGGATGATGCCGATGATGAATTGGCACAGTCTAGCTGCAGAGATAACATCCCCACCAAGGACTGTTGGTTTCATTGTAAGAGACTCTCTCATAGCATCTCAGACAGTTTGTGTAGCTGGGAGGGGACGCAGGAAAGTGGACCTGGAAGTGGCTCTACTTCAGGACTGATGGTTATGAACCCTTGCTCCAGTGGTGACTCCAAAGAGCCTCCAGAGAAGCTTGTAAGTTTCATCAATAACTTTCTCTCAGATGGAGAGCACAAATCTGCTTTTAGTAAACCATCTAAGCTCCACTTCAGCCCCCCTGAACCAGAGGGTCCCAAGCGTCTCTGTGACATGGACAACCACGAACAAATCAACTCTGAGTGCAGTGATGTCAGAATGTCCTGTGACCAGCCGACAGAGCAAGTGGAGAGGGATTTCAAAAGACTATCTAGGGATGCTGCAAAGCTCCTCAAACAAAAGTACTTGGGGAGAGACCAGGGACGCACCCAGTCTGCTGATGGGAGGCCCAGACCTTTTAGCCTGAAGAAAGAACCAGAAGCATCTATGTGTACCCAGTCTGAAGAAAGCATATTGGCTATATTTGATGCAGAAGGGGAACCTATTGATCTTTGTCCCCAAAGGCTTGCAGCAGAAGCAGATATAATTCAAGGtagcaaaaacattaattatgCAGAATTAGTACCACAAGAGAGACCAACAAGACAAATATCTGTAAATGCAAGAAACTATAATGTTCTTGAATCTCCAGAAAATCCCGTAGAGTGTGAGACGAGGGCTAGTAAATCAGGCAACTGCAGAGAAGGAAGTACAGAGAGACTGTCTTTACAGCTGACTCCTCaaagaaaactaataaaacCACCAAGTGTCCGTGCAAGTAAAGGTCAGTCCATCCCTCCATTGAACAATGCTGCTTCTCACAACTCTAATGGTTCAAAGATTCCCGGTCGTAACAAACCATCAGCATCACCCCTGAGGGTATCTAAAGGTTCAGCTGAGCCAAGCAATGGTGGAAACTCAGGATCCTCCACTCAGGAGAAATCCCCTTCTTCTCCTACAATTAAAATGTCCAGATTCCTCAAAACACAAACTAGCTCTCAGAGCCCCAAGTCTGTGAACTCCAAGCTTTCCAACAGGGCCGATTGGAGTAAGGGTCCCTCATCCACTTCCCCCCACCTCCCAAGGAGACTATTTGAATATGGAGACACTAGTGAACAACCAACCAGAGACAAACACTGTGAACCTAGTAAAAATAAACTCAGGTCTCCctctcctccccctcccccgGGCCGCACCACCTCCTTACTCGTCAGACCAAATTATGAAGGTTCACCTCAGGCACATAAAACAGGGGTGACTCAGCCATCCACACTAACCACTGGTAGGGGCCCTCCCCCAAGTTACTACACCTCATTAGCACCAAATATGCAAACCACTTTACCCATAAAGGATAAAGACTGTTTGGATTTGGACGCAGGCTATGGGACTGCACTTGCACCTCAGAAACTGGTAGAGAAAACCAGTCAGCACCTTCAGAAGTCCCCCGTTGTGAGTCAGACTCCTACTAAAGGCACTTCCAAACGAACAAAAGACTACCTCCCTTCTGCAACCTCAGGGTGTGCTCGAGAACCTGAAAATGCACCTAGAAGCTCAAAGAATGTTCCTCCTCCCTACAGTGCCCTAAGAGGGTCCTCGCTACAAAATTCCTTTGCAATTAAGAAGGGGCCCATTCCTGAAAATGTTCACCAGACAGTGCAGAAGACCTCTATAAGTTTACCCATATCCCCCCATGACTCTCCTCAGTGTCAGACAGAGCAGCAGAATGGTAAAGCTATCATTAGCCCTCCTTCCTCTGCGATAATGTCACCCAACCAAGCAGAAAAAGCCTCAAAGACTCGTATCCCAATGGGgtttaaagcctttttaaaaTCACCTCCTAAAAGTAGCCCCACTATTCCAGGTAAACAAGAGAAAGATCATATCAACTCAGTCTCCAAGGAGACCGTGACTTCAAATGCTTCGACCCAGTGTGATGGCTTGCAAGCAGTGTACAGTATTGATTTACCACCCAATATGTCTTCCACAGAGGGGAAAGGTGATGTCCAGTGTTGCATGGAGGGGGAGGAGGTACATGCCACTGTGTTGCCAGAAGAAGGCGATGTTTATGATAAGGGGAAAAGGAGTAGTCAACTCTTTGGTCGATCCATATCTGTTACAACTAAAACCCATTTGAAACCCGCTTTAGGAATGAACGGAGCCAAAGCTCGTAGTCAGAGTTTCAGCACCAACTACATGGAGAAACCCAACATCAATTTGCTCGAAGGACCAGGGAAAATACGCACTCAGATCATTACCAACTCAGGTGAGAGAGGAAACTCTTTGTCAAGGCAAAGTTCTTTAGAAGTACCCGCTGGTGGGTTAGCCGAGAGCCCAGTCCATTCACCCAGGACGAGGGTGAGTTACTATGGAGGCATGACGGGTTCAACCAGTACCAATGGTCTTCCTGACAAAATGTCTAAATCAGGCTCTAAGGGTGAAGGCGTCACCTCGCCTACTCATAAAGAGGTCCGTAGCCTGCCAACAAGTGAAAGGACTAGTTTCAACAACATCCTGAAACCAAAAGTGGCCTCTCATCCACAGTTTCAGCCTCAGCCATCCTTCTTTAGTTCAGAAAACCCTGCAAGAGAGAAGGATGGCCTGGTAAGCAGCCCTAATGAACCAGTCAAAACCCAATTGGACTCCCCAATCAAGTCAACAGATGCAGAGGAGAAGAAAGCCAGCCCAACAGTTTGCACAATTGAAGAGAAAGTCATGATGGGAATTGAGGAAAACTTGCAAAAATCCCAAGAACAAGAGAAGGTAGCAGCCAGTGAGGCCAAGCAAAAGACTGGCCCATCTCTTGCAAACTGGTTCGGCCTCCGAAAGAGCAAGCTTCCGGCTCTGAGTGGCAAAAAACTGGATTCCCCCAAAGGgaaagaagagaagaaggaCCTAAAGATCGGATCCGTCCTTGGGGGAAAGCAGAACAAGCCTgagaagaaaaaggagaagaagaaagagagCCAGGACGTGCAGAATCTATCAGAGATGAACAACAAACTGAGCTCCATCATGGACCACTGCAATAATCAGATGGGTCAGATTGCCAGTCAGATCCAATGTACAACGGCGTTCATCGGCAAAGACCAGTTCGTCAAAGATCTCCTTGGCAG GACTGCTGTGAAGGTCAGCGGCGTGACCGCCTCGCCGCATGCTATATCTACAGCCAAGAAGCACGGCGAAACGAAGGCGGACATGCAGATCTGTCCCGATACAGCG AGCCTCATAATGACTCAGAAGATAGGTCTCAAGGCTGAAAAAGAGGATGGACACGTCCCAGACTCCACCTGTCAAGAACACATGATAG GCTCCAGCTGCCAGATGCGAACCCTGGACAGCGGAATCGGCACCTTCCCCCTCCCTGACTCTGTCACCCGGGCCAGCGGCCGCCACATCCCCAAATCTGAACCCGGCCTGGATGGGGTGACCGCCGGCCCCTCTGACCCTGACCCCTCACAACCCGACGTGAAAGTGCCTTCCCTCCCCAAAACGCACACGCATGCCCCCGGCCGCAGCATGGCCCACTCCGCGTCCGAGCCCACCGTGACCGGCAGCAGGAACGCCCAGGACACCCAGAGCCGCCTGCCCAAACTCTCATCTTCAG ACGCCATCAGGACCAAGAGGTCGAGTTTCTGCGCCCAGCACAGCAACATCTCCGCTTCCACTGAAGACGAGCAGAGGAAGATGAAAACAAAGGACCAGGATTCAGCG GAAAGATCCATGAAGGTGTGCATGTACTCAGGCAGCAGCAGCGAGACCGAGACCGAACCAGAGAGAACTGACGCCACGTTAGCATCACCACAGCGAATCAAGAGGCCCGACTCTG TCGAGCAGACCGAGGAAACCCTGAAGAGCCGGAGTGTTGAGAAATCCCTGTCCATTATGGACTACTACCAACATGAGATGTTCTCCCACCTGGAGAAGGACGGCAGGAGGATTTCCCAGTACAACCTGTTGCACAAAGAGTCATCCATGGATGGGAAAGCAGGAGACCACATCAGT
- the LOC105931048 gene encoding nck-associated protein 5 isoform X4 — translation MREAVLRMEETVRSLLQNQGGVLEQTAVDTVDIMKAYKDKLSEEVQKLHQGLAENDIRLAARAELDAEHGGGEEQEDNDKTKPLLERLKALEVENSALALENESQREQYERCLDEVANQVVQALLTQKDLREECLKLRTRVFDLEQQNRALSVLFQQRIKPASDLLLQKLHSRIMDLSAADLLLEPERSKAFLLSRNTDSPSTEVQLTGKPGLPVAKCLSQLSLTVPPPIYPRSSCSSSEISLSSACSEFSSGSYTWNDGRSCGKMSSLTWEKRLSLGSSAPSNICAPSEEQRPTRCKESHILEGLRKLQRRKHRSSSCSSKVSRSGYKDCMNSNEGIYSLGIKSSSKGVSKPSHCGRTSTARGKQFFYDSDDADDELAQSSCRDNIPTKDCWFHCKRLSHSISDSLCSWEGTQESGPGSGSTSGLMVMNPCSSGDSKEPPEKLVSFINNFLSDGEHKSAFSKPSKLHFSPPEPEGPKRLCDMDNHEQINSECSDVRMSCDQPTEQVERDFKRLSRDAAKLLKQKYLGRDQGRTQSADGRPRPFSLKKEPEASMCTQSEESILAIFDAEGEPIDLCPQRLAAEADIIQGSKNINYAELVPQERPTRQISVNARNYNVLESPENPVECETRASKSGNCREGSTERLSLQLTPQRKLIKPPSVRASKGQSIPPLNNAASHNSNGSKIPGRNKPSASPLRVSKGSAEPSNGGNSGSSTQEKSPSSPTIKMSRFLKTQTSSQSPKSVNSKLSNRADWSKGPSSTSPHLPRRLFEYGDTSEQPTRDKHCEPSKNKLRSPSPPPPPGRTTSLLVRPNYEGSPQAHKTGVTQPSTLTTGRGPPPSYYTSLAPNMQTTLPIKDKDCLDLDAGYGTALAPQKLVEKTSQHLQKSPVVSQTPTKGTSKRTKDYLPSATSGCAREPENAPRSSKNVPPPYSALRGSSLQNSFAIKKGPIPENVHQTVQKTSISLPISPHDSPQCQTEQQNGKAIISPPSSAIMSPNQAEKASKTRIPMGFKAFLKSPPKSSPTIPGKQEKDHINSVSKETVTSNASTQCDGLQAVYSIDLPPNMSSTEGKGDVQCCMEGEEVHATVLPEEGDVYDKGKRSSQLFGRSISVTTKTHLKPALGMNGAKARSQSFSTNYMEKPNINLLEGPGKIRTQIITNSGERGNSLSRQSSLEVPAGGLAESPVHSPRTRVSYYGGMTGSTSTNGLPDKMSKSGSKGEGVTSPTHKEVRSLPTSERTSFNNILKPKVASHPQFQPQPSFFSSENPAREKDGLVSSPNEPVKTQLDSPIKSTDAEEKKASPTVCTIEEKVMMGIEENLQKSQEQEKVAASEAKQKTGPSLANWFGLRKSKLPALSGKKLDSPKGKEEKKDLKIGSVLGGKQNKPEKKKEKKKESQDVQNLSEMNNKLSSIMDHCNNQMGQIASQIQCTTAFIGKDQFVKDLLGRTAVKVSGVTASPHAISTAKKHGETKADMQICPDTASLIMTQKIGLKAEKEDGHVPDSTCQEHMIGSSCQMRTLDSGIGTFPLPDSVTRASGRHIPKSEPGLDGVTAGPSDPDPSQPDVKVPSLPKTHTHAPGRSMAHSASEPTVTGSRNAQDTQSRLPKLSSSDAIRTKRSSFCAQHSNISASTEDEQRKMKTKDQDSAERSMKVCMYSGSSSETETEPERTDATLASPQRIKRPDSVEQTEETLKSRSVEKSLSIMDYYQHEMFSHLEKDGRRISQYNLLHKESSMDGKAGDHISKELSVEKLPVSPSHPASLNISLESLNKLNHSAEGSRCPETSLSGLRGDGHTDAGKSGCNVSGPSPASSFPSRPGADPSGSLSDSLYDSFSSCTSQGSNGV, via the exons GATGGAAGAGACGGTGCGCTCGTTGCTGCAGAATCAGGGCGGAGTCCTGGAGCAGACTGCTGTGGACACAGTGGACATCATGAAGGCCTATAAG gACAAACTCTCAGAGGAAGTGCAGAAACTGCACCAGGGACTTGCAGAGAACGATATCCGCCTGGCAGCTCGGGCAGAGCTGGACGCGGAACATGGTGGCGGCGAAGAACAGGAGGACAACGACAAAACCAAGCCCCTTCTGGAGCGCCTCAAGGCCCTGGAG GTGGAGAATTCTGCCTTGGCCTTAGAGAACGAAAGCCAGAGGGAGCAGTACGAGCGCTGTCTAGACGAG GTCGCCAATCAAGTTGTGCAAGCACTTCTCACACAGAAG GATCTGAGGGAGGAATGTCTGAAGCTGAGAACGAGAGTGTTCGACCTGGAGCAGCAGAACCGAGCCCTGAGTGTTTTATTCCAGCAGAGGATTAAGCCTGCGTCTGACCTGCTTCTCCAG AAGCTCCACTCCCGCATCATGGATCTGTCCGCGGCTGATCTGCTGCTGGAGCCGGAGAGAAGCAAGGCTTTCTTGCTTTCCAGGAACACAGACTCTCCCTCTACT GAGGTTCAGTTAACTGGAAAGCCAGGTCTCCCTGTGGCCAAGTGCTTGAGCCAGCTGAGTCTGACTGTGCCCCCGCCCATCTACCCacgcagcagctgcagcagcagtgaGATATCCCTGTCGAGCGCATGCAGTGAATTCTCCAGCGGCTCGTACACCTGGAATGATGGACGCTCCTGTGGGAAAATG TCTTCTCTTACATGGGAGAAGAGGCTGAGTCTGGGTTCATCAGCTCCTAGTAACATCTGCGCTCCCTCAGAGGAGCAACGGCCCACAAGATGCAAGGAGAGCCACATACTGGAAGGACTCAGGAAGCTTCAGAGAAGAAAACACAGGAGCTCCTCTTGTTCTTCAAAGGTCTCCAGATCAGGCTACAAAGACTGCATGAACTCCAATGAGGGCATCTACTCTCTAGGTATCAAGAGTAGCAGTAAAGGGGTTTCCAAGCCCAGCCATTGTGGCAGGACTTCGACTGCTCGTGGCAAACAGTTCTTTTATGATTCGGATGATGCCGATGATGAATTGGCACAGTCTAGCTGCAGAGATAACATCCCCACCAAGGACTGTTGGTTTCATTGTAAGAGACTCTCTCATAGCATCTCAGACAGTTTGTGTAGCTGGGAGGGGACGCAGGAAAGTGGACCTGGAAGTGGCTCTACTTCAGGACTGATGGTTATGAACCCTTGCTCCAGTGGTGACTCCAAAGAGCCTCCAGAGAAGCTTGTAAGTTTCATCAATAACTTTCTCTCAGATGGAGAGCACAAATCTGCTTTTAGTAAACCATCTAAGCTCCACTTCAGCCCCCCTGAACCAGAGGGTCCCAAGCGTCTCTGTGACATGGACAACCACGAACAAATCAACTCTGAGTGCAGTGATGTCAGAATGTCCTGTGACCAGCCGACAGAGCAAGTGGAGAGGGATTTCAAAAGACTATCTAGGGATGCTGCAAAGCTCCTCAAACAAAAGTACTTGGGGAGAGACCAGGGACGCACCCAGTCTGCTGATGGGAGGCCCAGACCTTTTAGCCTGAAGAAAGAACCAGAAGCATCTATGTGTACCCAGTCTGAAGAAAGCATATTGGCTATATTTGATGCAGAAGGGGAACCTATTGATCTTTGTCCCCAAAGGCTTGCAGCAGAAGCAGATATAATTCAAGGtagcaaaaacattaattatgCAGAATTAGTACCACAAGAGAGACCAACAAGACAAATATCTGTAAATGCAAGAAACTATAATGTTCTTGAATCTCCAGAAAATCCCGTAGAGTGTGAGACGAGGGCTAGTAAATCAGGCAACTGCAGAGAAGGAAGTACAGAGAGACTGTCTTTACAGCTGACTCCTCaaagaaaactaataaaacCACCAAGTGTCCGTGCAAGTAAAGGTCAGTCCATCCCTCCATTGAACAATGCTGCTTCTCACAACTCTAATGGTTCAAAGATTCCCGGTCGTAACAAACCATCAGCATCACCCCTGAGGGTATCTAAAGGTTCAGCTGAGCCAAGCAATGGTGGAAACTCAGGATCCTCCACTCAGGAGAAATCCCCTTCTTCTCCTACAATTAAAATGTCCAGATTCCTCAAAACACAAACTAGCTCTCAGAGCCCCAAGTCTGTGAACTCCAAGCTTTCCAACAGGGCCGATTGGAGTAAGGGTCCCTCATCCACTTCCCCCCACCTCCCAAGGAGACTATTTGAATATGGAGACACTAGTGAACAACCAACCAGAGACAAACACTGTGAACCTAGTAAAAATAAACTCAGGTCTCCctctcctccccctcccccgGGCCGCACCACCTCCTTACTCGTCAGACCAAATTATGAAGGTTCACCTCAGGCACATAAAACAGGGGTGACTCAGCCATCCACACTAACCACTGGTAGGGGCCCTCCCCCAAGTTACTACACCTCATTAGCACCAAATATGCAAACCACTTTACCCATAAAGGATAAAGACTGTTTGGATTTGGACGCAGGCTATGGGACTGCACTTGCACCTCAGAAACTGGTAGAGAAAACCAGTCAGCACCTTCAGAAGTCCCCCGTTGTGAGTCAGACTCCTACTAAAGGCACTTCCAAACGAACAAAAGACTACCTCCCTTCTGCAACCTCAGGGTGTGCTCGAGAACCTGAAAATGCACCTAGAAGCTCAAAGAATGTTCCTCCTCCCTACAGTGCCCTAAGAGGGTCCTCGCTACAAAATTCCTTTGCAATTAAGAAGGGGCCCATTCCTGAAAATGTTCACCAGACAGTGCAGAAGACCTCTATAAGTTTACCCATATCCCCCCATGACTCTCCTCAGTGTCAGACAGAGCAGCAGAATGGTAAAGCTATCATTAGCCCTCCTTCCTCTGCGATAATGTCACCCAACCAAGCAGAAAAAGCCTCAAAGACTCGTATCCCAATGGGgtttaaagcctttttaaaaTCACCTCCTAAAAGTAGCCCCACTATTCCAGGTAAACAAGAGAAAGATCATATCAACTCAGTCTCCAAGGAGACCGTGACTTCAAATGCTTCGACCCAGTGTGATGGCTTGCAAGCAGTGTACAGTATTGATTTACCACCCAATATGTCTTCCACAGAGGGGAAAGGTGATGTCCAGTGTTGCATGGAGGGGGAGGAGGTACATGCCACTGTGTTGCCAGAAGAAGGCGATGTTTATGATAAGGGGAAAAGGAGTAGTCAACTCTTTGGTCGATCCATATCTGTTACAACTAAAACCCATTTGAAACCCGCTTTAGGAATGAACGGAGCCAAAGCTCGTAGTCAGAGTTTCAGCACCAACTACATGGAGAAACCCAACATCAATTTGCTCGAAGGACCAGGGAAAATACGCACTCAGATCATTACCAACTCAGGTGAGAGAGGAAACTCTTTGTCAAGGCAAAGTTCTTTAGAAGTACCCGCTGGTGGGTTAGCCGAGAGCCCAGTCCATTCACCCAGGACGAGGGTGAGTTACTATGGAGGCATGACGGGTTCAACCAGTACCAATGGTCTTCCTGACAAAATGTCTAAATCAGGCTCTAAGGGTGAAGGCGTCACCTCGCCTACTCATAAAGAGGTCCGTAGCCTGCCAACAAGTGAAAGGACTAGTTTCAACAACATCCTGAAACCAAAAGTGGCCTCTCATCCACAGTTTCAGCCTCAGCCATCCTTCTTTAGTTCAGAAAACCCTGCAAGAGAGAAGGATGGCCTGGTAAGCAGCCCTAATGAACCAGTCAAAACCCAATTGGACTCCCCAATCAAGTCAACAGATGCAGAGGAGAAGAAAGCCAGCCCAACAGTTTGCACAATTGAAGAGAAAGTCATGATGGGAATTGAGGAAAACTTGCAAAAATCCCAAGAACAAGAGAAGGTAGCAGCCAGTGAGGCCAAGCAAAAGACTGGCCCATCTCTTGCAAACTGGTTCGGCCTCCGAAAGAGCAAGCTTCCGGCTCTGAGTGGCAAAAAACTGGATTCCCCCAAAGGgaaagaagagaagaaggaCCTAAAGATCGGATCCGTCCTTGGGGGAAAGCAGAACAAGCCTgagaagaaaaaggagaagaagaaagagagCCAGGACGTGCAGAATCTATCAGAGATGAACAACAAACTGAGCTCCATCATGGACCACTGCAATAATCAGATGGGTCAGATTGCCAGTCAGATCCAATGTACAACGGCGTTCATCGGCAAAGACCAGTTCGTCAAAGATCTCCTTGGCAG GACTGCTGTGAAGGTCAGCGGCGTGACCGCCTCGCCGCATGCTATATCTACAGCCAAGAAGCACGGCGAAACGAAGGCGGACATGCAGATCTGTCCCGATACAGCG AGCCTCATAATGACTCAGAAGATAGGTCTCAAGGCTGAAAAAGAGGATGGACACGTCCCAGACTCCACCTGTCAAGAACACATGATAG GCTCCAGCTGCCAGATGCGAACCCTGGACAGCGGAATCGGCACCTTCCCCCTCCCTGACTCTGTCACCCGGGCCAGCGGCCGCCACATCCCCAAATCTGAACCCGGCCTGGATGGGGTGACCGCCGGCCCCTCTGACCCTGACCCCTCACAACCCGACGTGAAAGTGCCTTCCCTCCCCAAAACGCACACGCATGCCCCCGGCCGCAGCATGGCCCACTCCGCGTCCGAGCCCACCGTGACCGGCAGCAGGAACGCCCAGGACACCCAGAGCCGCCTGCCCAAACTCTCATCTTCAG ACGCCATCAGGACCAAGAGGTCGAGTTTCTGCGCCCAGCACAGCAACATCTCCGCTTCCACTGAAGACGAGCAGAGGAAGATGAAAACAAAGGACCAGGATTCAGCG GAAAGATCCATGAAGGTGTGCATGTACTCAGGCAGCAGCAGCGAGACCGAGACCGAACCAGAGAGAACTGACGCCACGTTAGCATCACCACAGCGAATCAAGAGGCCCGACTCTG TCGAGCAGACCGAGGAAACCCTGAAGAGCCGGAGTGTTGAGAAATCCCTGTCCATTATGGACTACTACCAACATGAGATGTTCTCCCACCTGGAGAAGGACGGCAGGAGGATTTCCCAGTACAACCTGTTGCACAAAGAGTCATCCATGGATGGGAAAGCAGGAGACCACATCAGT